From Pseudomonadota bacterium, one genomic window encodes:
- a CDS encoding glycosyltransferase family 2 protein: protein MVSVIITTYNRRKFLKEALRSVINQDYQDKEIIVVDDGSSDNSYDEMNHPEVSFEASTRNFEQIFFS from the coding sequence ATGGTTTCCGTAATCATCACAACCTATAACCGCCGCAAATTCTTAAAAGAAGCCCTCCGCTCAGTCATTAATCAGGACTACCAAGACAAAGAAATCATTGTTGTTGATGATGGTTCCTCTGACAATTCATATGATGAAATGAATCACCCCGAGGTAAGCTTTGAGGCATCAACAAGAAATTTTGAACAGATTTTCTTTTC